The sequence GGACAAAGTGTACCAGTAAGTGGTCCAAATGGTTCTCTGTTGATGTGTACACCATTTTCTTCATAGAAACCTACTAGTCTGTCACAATATTGCCAGTCATGTAAGCATTTATCTATAGGAACAGATTTTGCATATGGAACGTTGTAGCTTATAGCTCCACCTTCATTTGATGTGAATCCACCTGCGTGAATGATTTCAGAAAGCAATCTTGAATCTGGTGTACCATGTCTTGCTTGAAGAGGTTTAGAAACAGCAGCATAAACCATTCTACAGCCTTTAACTCCGTGGTTAACTGCTGGGAAACCATTTAATAATGATCTTCCTGCTTTTAATGATTCTTTAATACCAACTTCACATTCATCGTATCTATTTTGTCTTGTGTATGAGTCAATTGTTGATGGCAATAAGTCTGCTCCACCTTGATCAGTTAAGAATGTTAATAATTCTATGTGAGCATCGATTAGAGCAACTCCGGCTCTTGGTTGTGCTAGTGTTTTGCCTTCTTTTTTTGCCTTTGCCATCACATCGGCAAAGTTCTTCTCTTCAGGAACCTTCTTTAAAAAGTCAATTGCTTCTTGTGAATCAACCTCTGCTCCTGTGGGCCATTGTTTAAGAACTTTTTCACGCTCCGCAAAAAATTCTTCATCAGTCCATCTTTTATTTTCTACTTTCATAGCTTCCCCCTATATAACTATATATTTCTTCATCATTCTAACTGCCATGTTTTTATCAATCATTGTTAATAAACCCATAGCTGAAAGTATATAATGTTTATCTACTGAAAATTCAGGATATCTAGGCTTTAATGAGTTTAAATCTTCCTGATCATAAAGTCCAGCCTTTAGTATTTCTTCTGGATGTTCTGAATTAACTAGTATACCTCCAGTACCAATCATATGCTTTAGCTCAGTTAGGTCCTTACCTACTTGTTGATACATTGTTCCTAGAGGTGAATAAACAGCTTCTACATAGCCGCAGTGTCTTTTCATTGATATGTCAACACAAATCTTTGCCATCATTTCATCGAACTTAATTTCTTTTTCATCGGTGAAAACCAAATCAGTGTGATTGTATCTCTTTTTAAATTCTTCTTCTACATCATATCCGCTGATATCTAAGTACTTCTTTATCATCCTTAAACCAGATGCTTCATATACGCTCTCTGATGAGTATCTCATACCAAGGTCACCTTCAACAGTTCTCTTTGAAAGTGGTTCTTCCAAACCTCTATATATAACACCAGGTTTTGATGGTGCGCCATCTGCTATAGAGTGAATATCTGTTGTCGCGCCCCCTATGTCAACAACTACTAAATCACCAACGCCATCTTCATCAGGTGTTCCTAAACTAAAAGCTTCTGCCGCCTTTAAAACTGCTTGTGGTGTAGGCATCAATATGCCCGAGATGTCATCCTCAATGTGTGTCATGCCCTTGGCTTTTGTAATTCTTTCCATGAATATGTCTCTAATTGTTTCTCTTGCAGGATTAACATTGATTTCGTTAAGTTTAGGCATTACATTTTCAGTAAGTCTATATTCCACTTTATCTGCAAATATCTTTTCAATTTCATCATAGCTACTCTTATTTCCTGCAACTACAACTGGTTTAGTAATACCAATATCAGCAATTGATTGTGCATTATGTAGAATTACTTCTGTATTGCCTCCGTCAGTTCCTCCAGCTAACAAAATCATATCTGCGTTTGAATCCCTTAGCTCTTCAATCTCATGAGAGTTCATCTTATATGAATATGTCTTAATAACTCTAGCGCCTGCTCCTAAGGCTGCTCTCTTTGCTGCTTCTGCAGTAAGCTCTGGTACTAGACCTATGGCTGCAATCTTTAAGCCTCCTGCCGCTGAAGAGCAAGCAAGCTTCTTAATAATTTCTACATCGCCATCGACCTTTGACATTAAATCCTTATAAGCATTGTGATATCCAATAGCAACATCAGTCTCAACAGTTGTATAACTCTTGGCAGTTGCTATGATTTCTTCTTTTTCAATATCTATTAGAGTTAATTTTGTAAATGTGCTTCCAAAATCGATAAAAAGATATGCTTTCATTTAATTAATTCCTAAGTCCTTTTTCATATCTGCAATTGTAACTTCAGGACTAGTTCCTGGTGGATAAACCCTGTTAAAGCCCATAGCTTTAAATCTAGGTTCTACTTCTTCCCACTTTTGTTTACCAACAACTATGTTGCCTCCAACATAAAGTGGTATGTCTTTAAGACCTGCTTCATCACATGCTTCTCTCATGCCCTTGCAGTCTATCTCTCCTTGACCATATAGTGATGATACACAGATTAGGTCCGCTTTAGTTTCAACAGCTGCGTTGATGAAGTCTTCTTGAGGTGATAAAACACCTATGTTAACTACGTTAAAGCCAGCATTATTAAAAGCGTGGTCTAATATAGTCAATCCAACTGCGTGACAATCTGATCCAATTACCCCTAGGATGATTGTCTTACCATTTTTTTCTTTCATTGTACTCCTCCTATTTGAATTATATTCTCATTTTATCATATAAACATATAATTTTAAATAGTAAAAACTCATTTTTTACGGCGCTTTACTTGCAATGAATAAATTTAATGTTAATTTTCAAAATCTGTCAATTATGACTTAAAAATGCGTGCTTTTTAAATATTTTTGCAACATCTTATTTTTTACTTGCAAATCAAATTGTTAAATTTTTGTCATAGTTATCTAAATGACTTTATTATTCGTTTCAAATACTCCTCATCTGCCAAATAATATGTTCCTTCATCTTCATTTGGATTAGTTCCAAAGAAAAGCTTTTTATTTGCTAACGTAGATTTATCAATAAAAACTTTATTTGATGATATGTGCAATTGATCTACATGCAACTTAGCTTTAATAAAATCAATGTTATTCTCTTACTCCGCCTGTGATAAACTCTAATTTATCGTAATATTTTCATATAATGAATTAATAATTTTATAAGTATCTGTGATTTTATTATCTCCGCCCTTAGT comes from Fenollaria sporofastidiosus and encodes:
- the glmL gene encoding methylaspartate mutase accessory protein GlmL, which codes for MKAYLFIDFGSTFTKLTLIDIEKEEIIATAKSYTTVETDVAIGYHNAYKDLMSKVDGDVEIIKKLACSSAAGGLKIAAIGLVPELTAEAAKRAALGAGARVIKTYSYKMNSHEIEELRDSNADMILLAGGTDGGNTEVILHNAQSIADIGITKPVVVAGNKSSYDEIEKIFADKVEYRLTENVMPKLNEINVNPARETIRDIFMERITKAKGMTHIEDDISGILMPTPQAVLKAAEAFSLGTPDEDGVGDLVVVDIGGATTDIHSIADGAPSKPGVIYRGLEEPLSKRTVEGDLGMRYSSESVYEASGLRMIKKYLDISGYDVEEEFKKRYNHTDLVFTDEKEIKFDEMMAKICVDISMKRHCGYVEAVYSPLGTMYQQVGKDLTELKHMIGTGGILVNSEHPEEILKAGLYDQEDLNSLKPRYPEFSVDKHYILSAMGLLTMIDKNMAVRMMKKYIVI
- the glmS gene encoding methylaspartate mutase subunit S, whose amino-acid sequence is MKEKNGKTIILGVIGSDCHAVGLTILDHAFNNAGFNVVNIGVLSPQEDFINAAVETKADLICVSSLYGQGEIDCKGMREACDEAGLKDIPLYVGGNIVVGKQKWEEVEPRFKAMGFNRVYPPGTSPEVTIADMKKDLGIN